TCCGGCGGTGTCTCGGCGGCCGACGTGAACCTCGGCCACGTGGTCGGGCTGCGGCCGCGCACACACACCGGCTTCAAGCCCGAGGCCTTCGCCGAAGCCAAGCGCGCGCTCGCCGAGCAGCGCTTCGCCACGATCGAGGAGGCAGCGCGCGCGGTGGCCGAGAAGGCGGTCGCGCTCAGCAACGAGAGCGGGCCGGACCCCTTCTCCAGTCACTGACTCAGCCGCGCAGCTGCGGGTCCGAGGTCTCGCTGAGCTGGATCTCGGGGTGGCGCGCGAGCGCGCGCTCGATGTGCCACGGGCTCTCGGCCAGGAGCACCGTGCGCTGGTCGCGGTCCTCGACCAGGCGCATGGCGTCGGAATAGCGCAGCACGTCGGGGTCGTAGCTGCCGTGCACCCAACGCGCGACCCTGTAGGGCAGGGGAGTGAGTCGCAGCTCGACGCCGTACTCCGACGCCATGCGGTGCACGAGCACGTCGAACTGCAGCGGGCCCACGACGCCCAGGATCTGGGCCGCCGTGCCGCTGCCCGGGTCGGTGAAGATCTGCACGGCGCCTTCCTGCGCCAGCTGCTCCAGGCCCTTGGCCAGCGCCTTGCGCCGCTCGACCTTGGCGACCTCGACGCGGCGGAAGTGCTCGGGCGAGAAGGTCGGCACGCCCGCGTACGCGATCCGGCCGCTGGAGGACAGCGTGTCTCCGATGCGGAACACGCCCGGGTCGAACAGTCCGACCACGTCGCCGGGGAACGCCTCGTCGACCTCCTCGCGGCCCTGACCCATGAGCAGCGTGGAGTGAGCCAGTCGCACCGGCTTCTGCGTGCGCGCCAGCACCGCGTCTTCGCCGCGCACGAAGCGCCCGGAGCAGATGCGCAGGAAGGCGACGCGATCGCGATGGTCGGGGTCCATGTTCGCCTGGATCTTGAACACGAAGCCCGAGAACTCGTCGCGCACCGGGTCGACCGGGCCGGCCGCGGTCTCGCGCGGGCCGGGGCAGGGCGCGAGCTCGAGGAAGCGCTCCAGGAACGGCAGCACGCCGTAGTTGGTGAGCGCGCTGCCGAAGAACAGCGGCGTCTGCGCGCCGCGCCGCAGCTCGAGCGGCGAGAACTTCGCGCCCGCGCCGTCGAGCAGCTCGAGTGAGTCGCGCACGGACTTGCTCTCCGGCGGGCCCGCGACCTCGCGCTGCTCGACCAGCGTGGTGCCGTGCTTGCCGCCCGAGAAATACAGCGAGCGCGCGCCCAGCCGATCGTATACGCCCGCAAACTCGCTGCCCGAGCCGATCGGCCAGTTGAGCGGGATGGCGTCGATGCGCAGCACCTGCTCGATCTCGGTCATGAGCTCGAGCGGGTCGCGGCCGTGGCGGTCCAGCTTGTTCACGAACGTGAAGATCGGGATGTGCCGCAGGCGACAGACTTCGAAGAGCTTGCGCGTCTGCGCCTCCACGCCCTTCGCGGAGTCGATCAGCATGACCGCGGAGTCGGCGGCGAGCAGCGTGCGATAGGTGTCTTCGCTGAAGTCGCGGTGACCGGGCGTGTCGAGAATGTTCACCCGGAAGCGCATGGGCAGGGTGCCGATGCGCTCAGCGGGACTCCAATCGAAGTGCATGACGGAGCTGGACACCGAGATGCCGCGCTGCTTCTCGAGCTCCAGCCAGTCACTGGTGGCGTAGCGCGCTGCACGCTGGGCACGCACGGCGCCGGCTTCGCGCACGGCGCCGCCGAACAGCAAGAGCTTCTCGGTCAGCGTGGTCTTGCCGGCGTCGGGGTGCGAGATGATCGCGAACGTCCGGCGCCGTTCGACCTCGCTGGCCACCCGCCGTTCGTCGCCGTCCATGGCTTGTCGCGCCTCGCTTCCAGTGCAGTGCGAAGACGCGTTTGAATACCGGAAAGCCTCGGCCGATCAAGGCCTTTCGCGATTGCGCCGATGCGGTTGGCGCTTCATCTGCGGCGTGAGGCGGTGGGATGGCGGCGGCGCGCAGGGCGCTGGGCTGGGTCGAGCTCGTGGATCGCTGGGTGCCGGCGGCGCTCCATCGGGACCCGATCGTGCGCAGGCGCGCGCGCGTGATCGTGTTCAACGTGGTGGTGCTGGTCTCGTACTCGCTCGCGCGGATCGGGCTCGAGCTCGCGCTCGAGCCGTTCGCCAGCGCCTGGCGCACGATCCTGCCGCTCGGCTTCGGCTCGGCGGCGGGCCTGGGAATCACGGCCTGGCTGTGGCGGCGCGGAGACACCGAGCGCGCGGCCCAGGTCGGCATGTGGCTCGTGGTCGGCGTGGCCGTCCTGTTCACCCTGGCCAAGGGCGGCATGCGCTCGCCGGGCCTGTTCTGGTTCGCGGTGGTGCCCGTGCTCGCGCGCGCCTGCGCGGGCAGCCGCACGGTGATCGCGACCACGGCGGGCGTCGCCGCCTTTCTCGTGGCCTGCTCCATGCTCGACTTCCTGGGCATCGAGCTGTCGGGCGCGCCCACGGGCACGCAGCTCGCGGTCGAGAGACTCGTCGCGCTGCTCGCGGCCACGGTGCTGTGCGGCGGGCTGGTCTACATGCACGGGGTGTTCGAAGAGGAGGCGCAGCGCGCGCTGGTCGCGGCGCGCGACGCCGCGACCTCGGCCAGCCGCGCCAAGAGTCTGTTCGTGGCCAACGTGAGTCACGAGATCCGCACGCCCATGACGGCGATCCTCGGCTACACCGACGTGCTGGCCGAGCCGGAGCTGTCGGAGACCGAGCGGCGCGAGGCGATCGAGACCCTGCGCCGCAACGGCCACCACCTGCTGGCGCTGATCAACGACATGCTCGACCTGTCGAAGATCGAGGCGGGCGGGCTCGAGGTGCGGCGCGGCGAGACCTCGCCGATCTCGGTCTCGCAGCACGTCGTGGCGCTGTTGCGCGAGCGCGCGCGCACCAAGGGGCTGTTGCTCGAGCTCGAGCTCGCCGCGGAACTCCCCGACCGGATCTGGTCCGACGCGCTGCGCCTGCAGCAGATCCTGGTGAACCTGGTGGGCAACGCGATCAAGTTCACCGAGCAGGGCGGGGTACGCCTTCTGGTGTCACACCGTCCGGTGTCGGGTGGGGCGGGCGAGATCTGCTTCGACGTGATCGACTCGGGCATCGGCATCGCCCCCGCCGACCGCGAGCGCGTGTTCGCGCCCTTCTCGCAGGCCGACGCCTCCGAGTCACGCCGCTACGGCGGCACCGGGCTCGGGCTGGCGATCTCGCTCGGCCTGGCGCAGCAGCTGGGCGGCAAGCTCGAGCTGGAGAGCGAGCTCGGCCGCGGCTCGACCTTCCGGCTGCGCCTGCCCGTGGGCGCCGCCGACGGCTCGCCGCGGCCCGGCGCGGAGCTGCACGACTCCGAGCTCGTGCTGCGCGAGAGCACGCCGAACGCCGCCCCCACCACGCTGCGCGGGCGCGTGCTGGTGGCCGAGGACGGCGTCGACAACCAGCGCCTGATCCAGCGCCTGCTCTCGCGCGTGGGGCTCGAGCTCGAGTTCGCCTCCGACGGCCGCTCGGCGATCGACCAGGCGCTCGCCGCGGAGCGCGAGGGCCGGCCGTTCGGGGCGGTGCTGATGGACATGCAGATGCCCGAGATCGACGGCTACGCCGCCACGCAGGCGCTGCGCGACGCGGGCTTCACCCGGCCGATCATCGCGCTCTCGGCCCACGCCATGATCGAGGACCGCGAGCGCTGTCTCGCCTGCGGCTGCAACGCCTTCGCCGCCAAGCCCTTCGACCGGCGCGCGCTGGTCGAGCTGCTCGCGGAACACCTCTCGAAGTGACAGATTGACTTCGCTCGGCTACGGAGGGGGGTCATGAGATTGCAAGGCAAGGTCGCGCTGATCACGGGCGCGGGCAGCGGCATCGGCCGCGAGACCGCGCTCCTGTTCGCGAGCGAGGGCGCGAAGATCGTGGTCGCCGACGTGAACGCCGAGGCGGGCGAGCGCACGGTCGCGCAAGTCACGGGTGCGGGCGGGCGCGCGGTCGCCGTGCGTGCCGACGTGTCCAAAGGCGCCGACGCGCAGGCCATGATCGCCGTCGCCGAGCGCGAGTTCGGCCGCCTCGACGTGCTGATGAACAACGCCGGTATCTCGCACATCGCCGACAACGGCGCGGTCGACACCGAGGAGTCGGTGTGGGACCTCACCATGGCGATCAACGTGCGCGGCGTGTTTCTGGGCTGCAAGTACGGCATCCCCGCGCTGCGCCGCGCCGGCGGCGGCTCGATCATCAACGTGGCCTCGTTCGTGGCCGTGCTGGGCGCGGCCACGCCGCAGCTCGCCTACACCTCGAGCAAGGGCGCGGTGCTCGCCATGTCGCGCGAGCTGGCGGCGATCCACGCGCGCGAGAAGATCCGCGTAAACGCGCTCTGCCCGGGGCCGCTGCGCACCGAGCTGCTCATGAAGTATCTCGACACCGAGCCCAAGCGCCAGCGCCGGCTCGTGCACATTCCCATGGGCCGCTTCGGCGAGGCGGTGGAGATTGCGCGCGCGGCGCTGTTCCTGGCCTCGGACGAGTCGTCGTTCACCACCGGCGCGACGTTCCTCGTCGACGGCGGCATCACCGCGGCCTACACCACGCCCGAGTGACTCGCGGTCAGTAGCGGGTCGAGCGCGTACGCTGGCCGTACGACAGGTAGGCGATGCGCCGGAAGCCCGTGTCCATGTCGGGCGCGAGCGTGCGCACGCGCCGTTCGTCCACGAGCTCGAACTCGGGCATGCGCGAGAGGTTGGCGCGCAGCTCGTCCTCGACCGGCTTACGCAGGTCGACCTCGATCTCGTGCGGCGCGGGCTGGTCGCGGTAGGGCGGCAGCTCGCCGCGCCGCGCGCGCTCCACGGCGCGGCGCGCGCCCGCGCGGATCCGGTCGCGGGCACGCGCGGGCGGAATCACTTCCGCGGCCACGTTCGAGAGCGCGCGCTTCACGCACACCGTCTCGATCCAGGGCGCGCGCTTCGAGAGCTCCGCACACACCACCTGGTCGCCGCAGATCAGGCCCACCGGCACGCCGAGCTCGCCTGCGCGGATGGTCATGATCTCGCTCTCGCCGATCGGCGTGCCGGCCAGGCGCACCTCGCTGAAGCGCTCGTAGGCGACCGTGTGCGCCATGATTCCCGGGAACGACCCGGCGCGCGCGTGGTGACCCACGAACAGCACGACCGCCGTGTCGTGCGTGAGTCCGGCCATGGTGGTCGCGGCGGGCCGACCCGCACCGCGCACCACGCTGCAGCGCGGGTCGATCTCGTCGAGCACCAGGTCACACAGCTCCTCGACCCCGTGGTTCTCCTCGACCACCACCTCGCTCGCGCCCGCGTCGAACGCGCCCGCGATCGCGGCGTTGGCGTCCTCGGTCATGAAGCGCCGGTTGCGCTGGAAGTCCATGCCGGTGGAGATCACGTCGGCCCAGCGCACGAGCCCCGAGATCCCTTCCATGTCGACCGACAGCCAGACTTTCACAATTGACTTCGCTCGCCTGCGGCTCGCTGCGCGCGCCTGCGCCCGACATCGGCCCGCGTGCCGATGTCCCGCGGTGGGCGGCCTCGCTCAGGGCGGCCTTCGCTCGGCCTCGCTCTCATCGCGGTCATGGCTTGTACGCGACGCAGTCGATCTCGACGAACGCGCCCAGCGCGAGGCCCGAACACTCCACGGTGATGCGCGCGGGCGGCTCGTTGGGGAAGAACTCGAGATAGGCCTCGTTCATCTCTGCGAAGCGCTTCATGTCGGTGATGAAGACGTTCACCTTCACCACGTCCGCCAGGTCCGCGCCCGCACCGCGCAGGATCGTGCGGATGTTCTCGAGCGTCTGCCGGGTCTCGGCCTTGGCGCCGCCGGACACCAGCTCGAACTTCTCGCCCTGGGTGCCGAGCGTTCCCGCCACGAAGACGAAGCCCCCGGCGCGCGTCGCGTGCGAGAAGGCCTTGAGCTTGCCGAGCCCCGGAACGTTGAGCTTCGCGATTTCGGGCATGCGAACGCGATGATACCATCGGAGTTCATGAAGCTTTCCGGTGTGCACCACGTCTCGCTGAACGTCGACAACGCCGAGAAGGTCGCGCGCTTCTACATCGACGTGCTCGGCCTCGAAGAGCTGCCGCGCCCCGACCTGGGCTTCCCGGGATACTGGCTGCGGACCGGCAGTCAGGAGATCCACCTGATCGAGGTGAAGGACCACCGGGTACCGGGCGGGGAGCACTTCGCCTTCCGGGTGGAGGACGTCGACGCGGCTTGCCGCGAGCTGGAAGAGCGCGGCCTGCGAGTGAGTCGGCCGATGAACGTGCCGGGCGCGGGGCGGCAGGCATTCCTGCGCGACCCGGCCGGCAACCTGGTCGAGCTGAACCAGCCCCGGCAGGGCGCCTGATGCGGCGAGTCACGGGGCTCCTGGCGGCCGCAGCGGCGGCCGCGCTCGGCCTGGCCGGCGGCGCGTCGGCCCACGCCATTCTGGTCGGCTCGCAGCCCAAGCAGGCCTCCGAGGTGCAGGGGCCCGACGTCGACGTGTCGCTCGAGTTCAACAGCCGCATCGACGCCGAGCGCTCGAGCGTGGTGCTGGTGCGGGCCGCGGAGAGCGAGCACGAGCTCGCGCCCGTGGGTGCCGGCAGCCAGACACTTGCGCTGAAGCCCAGCGCGGAGCCGAACCGGCTGGACGCGAAGGCTTCGGGCCTCGAGCCCGGCACCTACCGGCTGCGCTGGCAAGTGCTCTCGGTCGATGGTCACGTGTCACGAGGGGACGTGACCTTCAAAGTGCGCGCTCCGTAGAGTCACATTGGCGCTGTTCGTCGACTTCTTCGGCTATCTCTCGGTGCTGCTGCGCGGCTCCGCGCTGGCGGCGCAGGCCCTGGCCATCGGCGGGCTGGCGTTCCTGTTGTTCGTGGCGCGGCCGCGCGCGCCGCGTCTGGGCGAGGCCGGCCATGCCATGCTGCGGCGCTGCCGCATCGGGATCGTGTCCGCGTCGCTCGCGCTCGCGCTGTTCGCGCTGCTGGCGCTGGGCTCCGACCTGGCGGCGCTGGTCCAGATCCTGGGCTGGGAGCGCGCGAACCCGCTGCACGCGGACTTCGTGCGCGCCGGCATCGCGCAGGCGGCGGCCGGGCTCGTTCTGGCCGGCCTCGTGCTCACGCGGCCCCGCGCGCCGGGCGCGCTGCTCGCGCTGCCGGCGCTGTGCATGCTCGGCGGCTCGGTCGCGACCAGTCACGCCGCTGCCCGGCTCGAGCACCAGTGGCTGCTCGGCGCAGTCACCTTCCTGCACGAGGGCGCGGCGTGCACGTGGATCGGCGCGCTGCCCTACCTGGCGGCGACGCTGGCGCTGCCGATCGAAGGCAAGGAGCTGCACCCGCTCGCCCGCCGCTTCCACGGCCTGGCCACGGTGAGTGTCGGCACGCTGCTGGCCGGCGCGGCCGCGCTCTCGTATGCCTACGTCGGGGCGATCGAGGGCGTGTACGGGACGGCGTACGGCGTGATGGTCGGGGTCAAGGGAGTCATGGCCGCGACCCTGCTCGCGCTGGGTTACTTCAACTCGCGGCGCGTGCGACAGCTCGAGCGCGACCCCGAGGGGCCGCTGCTGGCACTGCGGCGCTTCACCGAGGTCGAGATCGGCATCGGCATCACCGTCTTTCTCGCCACCGCGTCGCTGATCTCGGTGCCGCCCGCGATCGACCTGCGCGAAGGGCGACTCACGCTGGCCGAGCTGGGCGCGCGCATGGCGCCGACCTGGCCGCGCCTCACCAGCCCCGACCACTCGTCGCTGGCGCTGCAGGTGCTGCAGAAGCAGCTCGACGCCCA
This portion of the Myxococcota bacterium genome encodes:
- a CDS encoding M55 family metallopeptidase: MKVWLSVDMEGISGLVRWADVISTGMDFQRNRRFMTEDANAAIAGAFDAGASEVVVEENHGVEELCDLVLDEIDPRCSVVRGAGRPAATTMAGLTHDTAVVLFVGHHARAGSFPGIMAHTVAYERFSEVRLAGTPIGESEIMTIRAGELGVPVGLICGDQVVCAELSKRAPWIETVCVKRALSNVAAEVIPPARARDRIRAGARRAVERARRGELPPYRDQPAPHEIEVDLRKPVEDELRANLSRMPEFELVDERRVRTLAPDMDTGFRRIAYLSYGQRTRSTRY
- a CDS encoding CopD family protein, which encodes MALFVDFFGYLSVLLRGSALAAQALAIGGLAFLLFVARPRAPRLGEAGHAMLRRCRIGIVSASLALALFALLALGSDLAALVQILGWERANPLHADFVRAGIAQAAAGLVLAGLVLTRPRAPGALLALPALCMLGGSVATSHAAARLEHQWLLGAVTFLHEGAACTWIGALPYLAATLALPIEGKELHPLARRFHGLATVSVGTLLAGAAALSYAYVGAIEGVYGTAYGVMVGVKGVMAATLLALGYFNSRRVRQLERDPEGPLLALRRFTEVEIGIGITVFLATASLISVPPAIDLREGRLTLAELGARMAPTWPRLTSPDHSSLALQVLQKQLDAQAAARGEQAPPAYVPGAGMPPPYKAEDVAWSEYNHHWAGMFVLAIGLLALIERAFGARWARSWPLLFAGLAVFLLIRSDPEAWPMGSISFWASFREPEVAQHRVFMALITIFAFFEWSVRTGRTRSQRAALVLPLLCAAGGAMLLTHSHALGNVKEELLIEYTHAPLALLGVGAGWSRWLEVRLPGSAAARRASWVWPTCFALVGILLILYREA
- a CDS encoding RidA family protein, with translation MPEIAKLNVPGLGKLKAFSHATRAGGFVFVAGTLGTQGEKFELVSGGAKAETRQTLENIRTILRGAGADLADVVKVNVFITDMKRFAEMNEAYLEFFPNEPPARITVECSGLALGAFVEIDCVAYKP
- a CDS encoding glucose 1-dehydrogenase; translated protein: MRLQGKVALITGAGSGIGRETALLFASEGAKIVVADVNAEAGERTVAQVTGAGGRAVAVRADVSKGADAQAMIAVAEREFGRLDVLMNNAGISHIADNGAVDTEESVWDLTMAINVRGVFLGCKYGIPALRRAGGGSIINVASFVAVLGAATPQLAYTSSKGAVLAMSRELAAIHAREKIRVNALCPGPLRTELLMKYLDTEPKRQRRLVHIPMGRFGEAVEIARAALFLASDESSFTTGATFLVDGGITAAYTTPE
- a CDS encoding copper resistance CopC family protein, with amino-acid sequence MRRVTGLLAAAAAAALGLAGGASAHAILVGSQPKQASEVQGPDVDVSLEFNSRIDAERSSVVLVRAAESEHELAPVGAGSQTLALKPSAEPNRLDAKASGLEPGTYRLRWQVLSVDGHVSRGDVTFKVRAP
- a CDS encoding VOC family protein, with product MKLSGVHHVSLNVDNAEKVARFYIDVLGLEELPRPDLGFPGYWLRTGSQEIHLIEVKDHRVPGGEHFAFRVEDVDAACRELEERGLRVSRPMNVPGAGRQAFLRDPAGNLVELNQPRQGA
- a CDS encoding ATP-binding protein; protein product: MAAARRALGWVELVDRWVPAALHRDPIVRRRARVIVFNVVVLVSYSLARIGLELALEPFASAWRTILPLGFGSAAGLGITAWLWRRGDTERAAQVGMWLVVGVAVLFTLAKGGMRSPGLFWFAVVPVLARACAGSRTVIATTAGVAAFLVACSMLDFLGIELSGAPTGTQLAVERLVALLAATVLCGGLVYMHGVFEEEAQRALVAARDAATSASRAKSLFVANVSHEIRTPMTAILGYTDVLAEPELSETERREAIETLRRNGHHLLALINDMLDLSKIEAGGLEVRRGETSPISVSQHVVALLRERARTKGLLLELELAAELPDRIWSDALRLQQILVNLVGNAIKFTEQGGVRLLVSHRPVSGGAGEICFDVIDSGIGIAPADRERVFAPFSQADASESRRYGGTGLGLAISLGLAQQLGGKLELESELGRGSTFRLRLPVGAADGSPRPGAELHDSELVLRESTPNAAPTTLRGRVLVAEDGVDNQRLIQRLLSRVGLELEFASDGRSAIDQALAAEREGRPFGAVLMDMQMPEIDGYAATQALRDAGFTRPIIALSAHAMIEDRERCLACGCNAFAAKPFDRRALVELLAEHLSK
- a CDS encoding peptide chain release factor 3 gives rise to the protein MDGDERRVASEVERRRTFAIISHPDAGKTTLTEKLLLFGGAVREAGAVRAQRAARYATSDWLELEKQRGISVSSSVMHFDWSPAERIGTLPMRFRVNILDTPGHRDFSEDTYRTLLAADSAVMLIDSAKGVEAQTRKLFEVCRLRHIPIFTFVNKLDRHGRDPLELMTEIEQVLRIDAIPLNWPIGSGSEFAGVYDRLGARSLYFSGGKHGTTLVEQREVAGPPESKSVRDSLELLDGAGAKFSPLELRRGAQTPLFFGSALTNYGVLPFLERFLELAPCPGPRETAAGPVDPVRDEFSGFVFKIQANMDPDHRDRVAFLRICSGRFVRGEDAVLARTQKPVRLAHSTLLMGQGREEVDEAFPGDVVGLFDPGVFRIGDTLSSSGRIAYAGVPTFSPEHFRRVEVAKVERRKALAKGLEQLAQEGAVQIFTDPGSGTAAQILGVVGPLQFDVLVHRMASEYGVELRLTPLPYRVARWVHGSYDPDVLRYSDAMRLVEDRDQRTVLLAESPWHIERALARHPEIQLSETSDPQLRG